TCTTGCGCGTCGCTTCGTCGAGCGTCACCACGACGGGATGCAGAGCCACGGTCATGAACAGCGTGCCGCCGACCGCGGTGATCGCGGCCAGAATGTGCAGCCAACGCATGAGCAGGTCGACGATTTGCATGGCAAGGGGCTTTCCAGAGGTCTGACGGGAAGTTCACGTTTTGGGCGGGTCGAGCTCGGCGAGCCAGCGGTCGATCGACTGCAAGGCGTCGGCCTCGCTGTTGGTCTGACCGTCGAGCTGCGCTGTGCGGGCTCGGTCGAGCAATAGTTTATAGACCTTGCCGCGCGGCACGCCTTTGGCGATCAGATGATCGCCGGTCAGCAGCGGCGGCGGATCGAGAACTTCGGGCGGGAGCTCGAGCTTCTGGCGGCAATACTCCCAATCGGCGCGATCGCGGCCAGCGATCTGCAACTCGGCATCGTAGACGTCGAGCAGTTCGCGGCCACCCGGCGCGACCAGGACCGGCTGGATTTCGGACCAGGGGCGTTCGGCGGCTCCGGCCAGCGCACCCCGGTGGCGAACCAGCCAGACGGCGCGCTCCTGCTCTTTGGTCGATGTTCGCAGGCGCTGGCAAACAGCCGCGACTGTCTCGGGACTGGTTTCGGCCAGCAGCACGGCGAGCGACTGGCTGAAACTCGGCTGTTCGAGCAACTCGAGCAGAGCCAACATGCGCGACCAGGCAGAGTCGCTGCGATCGGAAGCCCCGGCGGGTTGCGCCGAAGGGGCCAATTTGGCCACCTCGGGTAGGATTTGTGCGAGCAGCCCGGTGTCGTCGAGCAATTCGACGGCGCGCCGTCGATGCGGCCCGGTCAAAATGGCCTTCAGCTCCTGCATCACGCGCTCGATGCTGACGACCTTGAGCTGCGGCGCCATTTGCCGCACCGCCTCGAAAGTGGCCGGATCGAGGCGGAAATCGAATCGCGCCGTAAAACGCACGGCACGGATCATGCGCA
The window above is part of the Pirellulales bacterium genome. Proteins encoded here:
- a CDS encoding CCA tRNA nucleotidyltransferase translates to MAAIEPLAQRQFALDVVRTLRDRGHLAYWAGGCVRDQLLGLLPKDYDVATDATPQLIREIFGRRRTLFVGAAFGVVTVVGPKRAGHVEVTTFRSDAAYSDGRHPDSIAFSTPEVDAQRRDFTINGLFYDPLHETVIDYVGGQADLHTGIIRAIGEPRARFEEDKLRMIRAVRFTARFDFRLDPATFEAVRQMAPQLKVVSIERVMQELKAILTGPHRRRAVELLDDTGLLAQILPEVAKLAPSAQPAGASDRSDSAWSRMLALLELLEQPSFSQSLAVLLAETSPETVAAVCQRLRTSTKEQERAVWLVRHRGALAGAAERPWSEIQPVLVAPGGRELLDVYDAELQIAGRDRADWEYCRQKLELPPEVLDPPPLLTGDHLIAKGVPRGKVYKLLLDRARTAQLDGQTNSEADALQSIDRWLAELDPPKT